In one window of Legionella fallonii LLAP-10 DNA:
- a CDS encoding ice-binding family protein, with translation MMFKKTQHGAIILGLLLLPLATQAQPCRGVDANGNPFAKCDASFINPPIFGAVCIDGSSTGTFTVRNNTPAPFKINYIRIQDNDALPQAATTIVQGPTNNCVVGSSLASGATCNISVELLPLAAGTFNRILQVGINTRQVEVDAPAITTVVGSCVGPGPTPPPGFTPTIPATPSFLYSSSILAYSTVTNTGPTVVNGDLDLTPGSAVTGFPPGIIINGVQNIDNTTATNVRTAATTYFNQLNALPCSVTFGAGTDISTLSPINCGVTPVLCFTSSALMTGPVVLNGVAGDSCTFKIASTLTVSNGAVMTTAGGISNDNISWAIGSSATLGTNSTLVGIIDASASISLNTGARLNGRAWALNGAVTLDSNPVNPAA, from the coding sequence ATGATGTTTAAAAAAACGCAACATGGAGCCATAATTTTAGGTTTATTACTTCTGCCTTTAGCAACACAAGCTCAACCCTGTCGTGGTGTTGATGCAAATGGTAATCCCTTTGCCAAATGTGATGCTTCATTTATTAATCCACCCATTTTTGGAGCGGTTTGTATAGACGGAAGCTCGACTGGGACATTTACAGTTAGAAATAACACCCCGGCGCCCTTTAAAATAAATTATATTCGAATTCAAGATAATGATGCCTTACCCCAAGCAGCTACGACTATTGTTCAAGGACCAACTAATAATTGCGTCGTCGGTAGCTCTTTAGCATCAGGCGCTACGTGTAACATTAGCGTGGAACTCCTACCGCTTGCTGCGGGGACGTTCAACCGGATCCTTCAGGTAGGAATTAATACTCGCCAGGTCGAGGTAGATGCACCTGCTATCACAACAGTAGTAGGCAGCTGCGTAGGACCAGGCCCAACGCCTCCTCCAGGTTTTACACCTACTATCCCTGCAACGCCCTCTTTTCTTTACAGCTCCTCTATTCTCGCGTACTCAACGGTGACTAATACAGGACCAACGGTAGTGAACGGCGATTTAGATCTCACCCCAGGATCGGCAGTCACTGGCTTTCCTCCTGGCATAATTATTAATGGGGTACAGAATATAGATAATACTACCGCAACAAATGTTCGAACAGCCGCTACAACTTATTTTAATCAGCTCAACGCATTGCCTTGTAGTGTTACATTCGGCGCGGGGACGGATATATCAACTCTATCGCCTATCAACTGTGGTGTTACTCCTGTACTTTGCTTCACCTCATCTGCCTTAATGACTGGCCCAGTAGTGCTTAATGGCGTAGCAGGTGACTCGTGTACATTTAAAATAGCCTCTACACTCACTGTGTCTAACGGAGCAGTAATGACGACCGCTGGAGGGATATCCAATGATAACATCAGTTGGGCTATAGGCAGCTCAGCCACGTTAGGTACTAACAGTACACTTGTTGGTATCATTGATGCATCTGCAAGTATCTCTTTAAATACTGGTGCAAGATTAAATGGCAGGGCTTGGGCACTCAATGGAGCAGTTACTCTCGATTCTAATCCAGTAAACCCAGCTGCATAA
- a CDS encoding toxic anion resistance protein, with product MTEGNTNAPLDLSLVDGLSESPEKSNALLVQTPSSSSPLVTSEPGLNAEPLPKKLVEIANLSPEDLTAAEKSANKIDFRKTTTLLSHGDNVLAEIAQASRQLLTGVRLGDTGQVGQIAAAVIDGVKILRIEDLQAESSGAKPSTSSKGLIGKLMGVFSDAHTAFKGFQENRKQFLTLMDEEQAKARKTKADLAVSIELLDQQALAIRKSLYNLKIEIAAGQIALDRGHEELEALRLNAIKTGDPADAADVMEFRSTVANFRGKIAEMRESLVGSALLIPIIGQNRKAAEIRLMKISNGMLVVIPRLMAVASQAVVQVDIRRAADESEKLDEAARQITLLASKGAHDAATSAARSLGGDERNIDVLAKVADEAIKTMNEVIDIEREVAAGDQEREAKLAMIRDRLAQGMRGINQRAVEG from the coding sequence ATGACTGAAGGGAATACAAACGCACCACTAGATCTTTCATTAGTTGATGGATTATCAGAGTCTCCAGAAAAAAGTAATGCTTTATTAGTACAAACCCCAAGCAGTTCATCGCCTTTAGTAACCTCTGAGCCAGGTTTAAATGCTGAACCGTTACCAAAAAAGCTGGTAGAAATTGCTAATCTTAGTCCCGAAGATCTTACTGCGGCAGAAAAATCAGCAAATAAAATTGATTTTAGAAAGACTACTACTCTGCTTTCCCATGGTGATAACGTTCTAGCTGAAATTGCTCAAGCTTCTCGCCAATTACTGACCGGTGTTCGGCTAGGTGATACAGGACAAGTTGGGCAAATTGCCGCTGCAGTGATCGATGGGGTGAAAATTCTACGGATTGAGGATTTACAGGCGGAATCTTCGGGTGCTAAGCCCTCAACTTCTTCTAAAGGCTTAATAGGGAAATTGATGGGTGTCTTTAGTGATGCTCATACTGCATTTAAAGGATTTCAGGAGAATCGCAAACAGTTTTTGACTTTAATGGATGAAGAGCAGGCAAAAGCTCGAAAAACTAAAGCAGATCTTGCAGTTAGCATAGAACTATTAGATCAACAAGCTCTCGCTATCCGTAAAAGTCTTTATAATTTAAAAATTGAAATTGCTGCAGGTCAAATTGCTCTTGATAGAGGTCACGAAGAATTAGAAGCTTTGCGCCTTAATGCAATAAAAACTGGCGATCCTGCTGACGCAGCAGATGTTATGGAATTTCGTAGTACTGTGGCTAATTTTAGGGGAAAAATTGCTGAAATGAGGGAAAGTTTAGTGGGTTCCGCTTTATTAATTCCTATTATTGGCCAAAATAGAAAAGCGGCTGAAATACGACTAATGAAAATTTCAAACGGCATGTTAGTCGTTATTCCAAGGCTAATGGCTGTTGCCTCTCAAGCCGTTGTTCAGGTAGATATACGTCGTGCAGCCGATGAATCGGAAAAATTGGATGAGGCGGCAAGGCAAATAACGTTACTTGCGTCAAAAGGAGCACATGATGCCGCCACTAGCGCAGCGCGAAGCCTAGGGGGTGATGAACGTAACATTGACGTCTTGGCAAAAGTCGCCGATGAAGCCATTAAGACTATGAACGAAGTAATTGATATTGAACGAGAAGTCGCCGCCGGAGATCAAGAGCGTGAAGCAAAGCTGGCAATGATTCGTGACCGTCTGGCACAGGGTATGAGGGGTATTAATCAGCGTGCAGTGGAAGGATAA
- a CDS encoding SPOR domain-containing protein, which yields MRAAFSYTSILSTSMFVAFSSFASSNLPNGSSGSNAKIISNAQHVEEGSNSQFYVQAATFKNIKYANNYKQQLRKKFHQPVTVKERGKYYVVIIGPLHSVAEARALSGSERMLIKASRYEHNETSPVLKQEPTVNPKIVIGDKDGIKPTAPNHIDFIGAIGVANLAADNGYLGVTSSETDTLVQTNGNNWNALAAQLGVGYVYYLRNYDPYSDQIQWFTAIEPELNGYYLGQSNIKGDVWRFGSPDFNDMTYDMPINSYRLMVDGALTVVSKRQYSLYAIGGIGNAWNRAGYSDASLNGIPCADQSLNLNTATHSSFAWEVGAGLSYAFNNRFSLSLEYLYADLGNVQTSGTGFTGTISTPVLIPANFKLTSQAALVGLHVAI from the coding sequence ATGAGAGCAGCCTTTTCATATACTAGTATTTTATCGACTTCAATGTTTGTAGCTTTTAGTTCATTTGCCTCGAGTAACCTTCCAAATGGCTCTTCTGGTTCCAATGCAAAGATTATTTCTAATGCACAGCATGTTGAAGAGGGTTCGAATAGTCAATTTTACGTTCAAGCTGCTACATTTAAAAATATAAAATATGCAAATAACTATAAGCAACAATTAAGAAAAAAATTTCATCAGCCAGTAACTGTTAAAGAACGCGGCAAATACTATGTTGTAATCATCGGTCCGCTGCATTCAGTCGCAGAGGCCAGGGCATTGAGTGGCTCCGAAAGAATGCTAATAAAAGCAAGTAGATATGAGCATAATGAAACGTCACCTGTATTAAAACAAGAACCTACCGTTAATCCTAAGATTGTTATTGGCGATAAGGATGGTATAAAGCCCACCGCTCCCAACCATATAGATTTTATAGGAGCTATTGGTGTTGCTAATTTAGCTGCAGATAATGGTTACTTAGGGGTAACAAGCAGTGAAACAGACACGCTGGTACAAACTAATGGTAATAATTGGAATGCATTGGCTGCCCAGTTAGGCGTTGGCTATGTTTATTATTTGCGTAATTACGATCCTTACTCTGACCAAATTCAATGGTTTACCGCTATAGAACCTGAACTAAACGGATATTACCTGGGTCAAAGCAACATTAAGGGAGATGTTTGGCGTTTTGGTAGTCCTGATTTTAATGATATGACCTATGACATGCCAATAAATAGTTATCGCCTGATGGTTGATGGAGCCTTAACGGTTGTATCCAAGAGACAATATTCGCTCTACGCTATAGGTGGTATAGGAAATGCTTGGAATCGCGCGGGTTACAGTGATGCGAGCCTAAATGGTATCCCTTGTGCTGATCAATCTTTAAACCTTAATACGGCTACACATTCGAGCTTTGCTTGGGAAGTAGGCGCAGGATTGTCTTATGCCTTTAATAACCGTTTTTCTCTTTCTTTAGAATATTTATATGCGGATTTAGGCAATGTACAAACATCCGGTACCGGTTTTACTGGAACTATCAGCACACCCGTCTTGATTCCAGCCAATTTTAAACTAACCTCACAAGCAGCATTAGTTGGATTGCATGTAGCAATATAA
- a CDS encoding heavy metal-binding domain-containing protein, with product MSLLDFMKSPNSETMALRALNSERQAEISEAIKKDRVPKNVCERLTASREGGAPWIATLSSAELSIIRSHGIRPIAAVSATCWMHYGWSWSKGHSQGWNIALKRLCDEAKAAGANAVIDVKMRTIPLQIENSMDFSLIGTAVKIDGLPPSSEPVIATVSALEFVKLLEADIVPTGIAVGAAFEWMEDWRGSTNLFWMGNIECSALTALWERVRRMAYDNLRKNAKLQGNGALAHINFSQMSEREVENRPKQYLARTIAIATTVDTSHVKKIIPHDFQMVVDLHAGKTPLVCEPLEHQSYISTSTSIDQEGPILYMRWVGRLRLIMHAIWELLIKK from the coding sequence ATGAGCCTATTAGATTTTATGAAAAGCCCCAATTCTGAAACAATGGCACTGCGAGCGCTCAATAGTGAACGACAAGCTGAAATCAGCGAGGCAATTAAGAAGGATAGAGTACCAAAAAATGTTTGTGAACGTTTGACTGCTAGTCGTGAGGGGGGGGCACCTTGGATTGCAACCCTGAGTTCAGCAGAATTATCGATAATACGCTCACACGGCATTCGTCCTATCGCCGCAGTATCAGCTACCTGTTGGATGCATTATGGTTGGTCGTGGTCTAAAGGTCATTCACAAGGATGGAATATCGCTCTGAAACGGTTATGCGATGAAGCAAAAGCTGCAGGCGCGAATGCAGTTATTGATGTAAAAATGCGTACTATTCCTCTTCAAATTGAAAATAGCATGGATTTTAGCCTCATTGGTACTGCGGTAAAGATAGATGGTTTGCCTCCTAGCAGTGAACCGGTTATTGCAACTGTATCAGCACTGGAATTTGTGAAGCTGCTGGAAGCGGATATTGTCCCTACAGGCATTGCCGTTGGCGCTGCATTTGAATGGATGGAGGATTGGCGCGGCAGTACAAATCTTTTTTGGATGGGGAATATAGAATGCTCAGCCCTTACCGCTTTATGGGAAAGAGTAAGACGCATGGCTTATGATAACTTACGCAAAAATGCTAAATTGCAAGGTAATGGAGCACTTGCACATATCAATTTCAGTCAGATGTCCGAACGTGAGGTTGAAAATAGGCCCAAACAATATCTTGCCAGGACTATTGCCATCGCCACGACCGTTGATACGTCACATGTAAAAAAAATAATACCCCATGATTTTCAGATGGTTGTTGACTTGCATGCTGGAAAGACTCCATTAGTTTGTGAACCCCTGGAGCATCAATCATATATATCTACATCAACATCAATTGATCAGGAAGGCCCTATCTTATACATGAGATGGGTAGGAAGGCTCCGTTTAATCATGCATGCTATTTGGGAGCTACTAATTAAGAAATAA
- a CDS encoding heavy metal-binding domain-containing protein, translating to MTNELPEHALERLKGLRTTMHPSGVFTSDFSVNEFLLVRKAGFEPIGLCVGSCVYHVGIQYRSWTKNQELDVLSKAMYDARELAMSRMRAEADAMGADGIVGVKLTIKRMEWAQDMLEFIAIGTGVTHGAGHPGFRAHDGGPFTSDLSGQDFWSLIHAGYRPVEMVMGSCVYNVARRGMFATLGSFGSNVELENYTAAMYDAREIAIERMQAEAAAANAEGVVGVDIHEGSHGWQTHVIEFFAIGTAVLPLEQEIMPEKIADPIMVLSIND from the coding sequence ATGACAAACGAATTACCAGAACATGCTCTCGAACGTTTGAAAGGATTACGAACTACAATGCATCCTTCCGGTGTATTCACTTCCGATTTTAGCGTTAATGAATTTTTGTTAGTTCGAAAAGCCGGTTTTGAACCGATTGGACTATGCGTAGGTAGTTGTGTCTATCATGTAGGTATTCAATATCGTTCCTGGACTAAAAATCAGGAATTAGATGTTTTATCAAAAGCGATGTACGATGCCCGTGAATTGGCAATGTCCAGAATGCGGGCCGAAGCTGATGCTATGGGAGCCGATGGTATCGTAGGGGTAAAGCTCACTATTAAACGGATGGAATGGGCCCAGGATATGTTGGAGTTTATAGCTATTGGGACTGGGGTCACTCATGGTGCAGGACATCCTGGATTTCGTGCACATGATGGCGGGCCGTTTACTTCTGATCTATCAGGTCAAGATTTTTGGTCATTAATTCATGCTGGTTATCGACCGGTAGAAATGGTGATGGGATCGTGTGTCTATAATGTGGCTCGTCGCGGTATGTTCGCTACATTAGGCTCTTTTGGAAGTAATGTTGAACTCGAAAACTATACAGCAGCAATGTATGATGCACGCGAAATTGCAATTGAGCGTATGCAGGCTGAAGCAGCAGCAGCAAACGCCGAAGGCGTAGTTGGAGTCGATATTCATGAAGGCAGTCATGGCTGGCAAACCCATGTCATAGAGTTTTTTGCAATTGGCACAGCAGTTTTACCATTAGAGCAGGAAATCATGCCAGAAAAAATTGCTGATCCAATTATGGTTCTTTCCATTAATGATTAA